The following coding sequences are from one Candidatus Margulisiibacteriota bacterium window:
- a CDS encoding dinitrogenase iron-molybdenum cofactor biosynthesis protein, whose product MKIAISSEGKDLDSNVDARFGRTPFFVIVDINSNDFYAIENSKNFNAAQGAGIQSAQNIVNQGVAVVITGNCGPKAYKVLSESNIKIACAAGITVKTAIEHYKNGMLELMGTANVAGHW is encoded by the coding sequence ATGAAAATAGCTATCAGTTCAGAAGGCAAAGATTTAGATTCTAACGTTGATGCAAGATTTGGGAGAACTCCCTTTTTCGTTATAGTAGATATAAATAGTAATGACTTTTACGCCATTGAAAACAGCAAGAATTTTAACGCTGCCCAAGGTGCCGGTATTCAGTCAGCTCAAAACATCGTTAATCAGGGAGTTGCGGTGGTGATTACCGGAAATTGCGGGCCAAAAGCTTATAAGGTGCTTTCTGAATCAAATATAAAAATAGCCTGTGCTGCTGGGATCACTGTAAAAACTGCTATTGAGCACTATAAAAACGGGATGCTTGAATTGATGGGTACAGCTAATGTAGCGGGACACTGGTAA